From Nitrospirota bacterium, one genomic window encodes:
- the prfA gene encoding peptide chain release factor 1, protein MEAVLLKKWEVLATRFDELTNQLMDPSLMSQPSQLHKVNKERTDIEPAAKLLVTYRDNARQLEEAVQILADPTAGTEMHKMAMEESAQLERQQAEIEQQAQEFLIPKDPRDEKSLLFEIRAGTGGDEAALFAGVLFRMYSKYAESKGFKVDVVEATEIGGGGYKGVVALIEGKGAYSHFKFEAGVHRVQRVPVTEASGRIHTSTVTVAVMPEVDEVDVQIDPMDLRIDTFCSSGAGGQSVNTTKSAVRITHIPTGVVVSCQDERSQLKNRTKAMRTLRARIVEAEREKQDAETAQNRKAQVGTGERSEKIRTYNFPQNRVTDHRVGVTLHKLEQVLEGDLDEFVQALKAQRQQEVGVA, encoded by the coding sequence ATGGAAGCCGTCTTACTGAAGAAATGGGAAGTGTTGGCCACTCGATTCGATGAGTTGACAAATCAGCTCATGGACCCGTCCTTGATGAGCCAACCCTCGCAGCTCCACAAAGTCAATAAAGAGCGGACGGATATCGAGCCGGCTGCCAAGCTGCTCGTCACCTATCGGGACAACGCCAGGCAGTTGGAGGAAGCGGTTCAAATCCTTGCGGACCCCACGGCCGGAACCGAGATGCATAAGATGGCGATGGAAGAGAGTGCGCAGCTCGAACGTCAGCAGGCTGAAATCGAGCAGCAGGCCCAAGAGTTTCTCATTCCCAAAGATCCGCGAGACGAAAAAAGTCTGCTTTTCGAAATTCGTGCCGGAACCGGTGGTGATGAGGCGGCGCTTTTTGCCGGGGTCTTGTTTCGCATGTACAGTAAATATGCCGAGAGCAAGGGCTTTAAGGTCGATGTGGTCGAAGCCACAGAAATCGGTGGCGGAGGCTACAAGGGAGTCGTTGCGCTGATTGAAGGTAAGGGAGCGTACAGTCATTTCAAGTTCGAGGCCGGGGTTCACCGGGTGCAGCGTGTCCCCGTGACCGAGGCGAGCGGCCGGATTCATACCTCGACCGTCACCGTTGCGGTGATGCCCGAAGTGGACGAGGTCGATGTTCAGATCGATCCCATGGATCTTCGAATCGACACCTTCTGTTCGTCCGGTGCCGGAGGCCAGAGCGTCAACACGACAAAGTCGGCCGTGCGGATCACCCATATTCCAACCGGAGTGGTGGTGAGTTGTCAGGACGAACGGTCGCAACTGAAGAACCGCACAAAGGCGATGCGGACTCTGCGAGCCAGAATCGTCGAGGCGGAGCGGGAGAAGCAAGATGCGGAAACCGCGCAGAACCGCAAGGCCCAGGTGGGCACGGGCGAGCGGAGCGAAAAGATCCGCACCTATAATTTCCCGCAGAACCGGGTGACCGATCATCGCGTCGGTGTGACCTTGCATAAGTTGGAGCAGGTGCTCGAAGGCGACCTCGACGAATTCGTTCAGGCGTTGAAAGCGCAGCGCCAGCAAGAAGTGGGGGTTGCGTAA
- the rpmE gene encoding 50S ribosomal protein L31 — MKKGIHPVYREVGVHCACGNKYKTRSTGGDINVDICSNCHPFFTGTQKIIDTEGRVERFKKKYAKKEK; from the coding sequence ATGAAGAAGGGTATTCATCCCGTGTATCGGGAAGTCGGGGTGCATTGCGCCTGCGGCAACAAATATAAGACCCGATCGACGGGCGGCGATATCAATGTCGATATCTGTTCAAACTGCCATCCGTTTTTCACGGGGACGCAGAAAATTATCGATACCGAAGGACGGGTCGAACGATTCAAGAAGAAGTACGCCAAGAAAGAGAAGTAG
- the rho gene encoding transcription termination factor Rho has translation MHLAELKQKSIADLNEVARDLKIDGAPNLRKQELIFAILQAQTANNGVVFGEGVLETLPDGFGFLRAPDSNYLPGPDDIYISPSQIRRFNLRTGDTVSGQIRPPKESERYFALLKVEKVNFEDPEVSRDKILFDNLTPLYPEERLNLEFDREEYCTRVMELTTPIGKGQRGLIVAAPRTGKTMMLQAIARAILKNHKEVTLIVLLIDERPEEVTDWQRQVKAEVISSTFDEPAQRHAQVAEMVLEKAKRLVEHKKDVVVLLDSITRLARAYNTIAPPSGKVLSGGLDSNALQRPKRFFGAARNIENGGSLTIMATALVDTGSRMDDVIFEEFKGTGNMEVHLDRRLADKRLFPAIDISQSGTRKEELLVDKDRLNKMWILRKVLSPLGTMEAMEFLMDKLHGTKTNQEFLQSMNR, from the coding sequence ATGCATCTCGCGGAGCTGAAGCAGAAATCTATCGCCGATCTCAATGAGGTGGCGCGCGATCTAAAGATCGATGGCGCACCGAATCTGCGAAAGCAGGAATTGATTTTCGCGATTCTGCAGGCGCAAACCGCGAATAATGGCGTAGTCTTTGGCGAGGGCGTGCTCGAAACGCTCCCCGACGGATTCGGATTTCTGCGTGCTCCCGATTCGAACTATCTCCCAGGCCCCGACGATATTTACATATCCCCCTCTCAAATCCGGCGTTTCAATTTGCGCACCGGCGACACCGTCTCCGGCCAGATCAGACCGCCGAAGGAGAGCGAGCGGTATTTCGCGTTGCTGAAGGTCGAGAAGGTCAACTTCGAAGATCCAGAAGTGTCCCGCGACAAGATCCTCTTCGATAACCTGACGCCGCTCTATCCCGAAGAGCGTCTGAACCTTGAGTTTGATCGTGAAGAATATTGCACCCGCGTGATGGAGCTCACGACCCCGATCGGCAAAGGTCAGCGTGGGCTGATCGTTGCGGCTCCCCGAACCGGCAAAACGATGATGCTGCAGGCCATCGCCAGGGCCATTCTGAAGAACCATAAAGAAGTGACCTTGATCGTGTTGCTCATCGACGAACGGCCGGAAGAAGTCACCGACTGGCAGAGACAGGTCAAGGCCGAAGTCATCAGCTCCACCTTCGATGAGCCGGCTCAGCGCCATGCACAGGTGGCTGAAATGGTGCTCGAAAAGGCCAAGCGGCTGGTCGAACATAAAAAAGATGTCGTGGTGCTGCTGGATAGCATCACCCGTCTCGCTCGTGCATACAATACGATTGCCCCGCCAAGCGGCAAGGTACTGTCGGGAGGATTGGATTCGAACGCCCTCCAACGCCCGAAGCGGTTCTTCGGCGCGGCCCGCAACATCGAAAACGGGGGCAGTCTGACCATCATGGCGACGGCGCTGGTCGATACCGGAAGCCGGATGGACGACGTTATCTTTGAAGAATTCAAAGGAACGGGCAACATGGAAGTCCATCTCGATCGCCGCCTGGCCGACAAGCGGCTCTTCCCGGCCATCGATATCAGCCAGTCCGGGACGAGAAAAGAAGAATTGCTGGTGGACAAGGATCGCCTCAACAAGATGTGGATCTTGCGCAAGGTGCTGAGTCCGCTTGGAACGATGGAAGCTATGGAGTTTCTGATGGACAAGCTGCACGGCACCAAGACCAATCAGGAGTTTCTCCAATCGATGAACCGGTAA
- a CDS encoding DUF2203 domain-containing protein has protein sequence MAHDDEQEQHERTFTLSEANHLIPQLNSKLISIQQAKAVLARTKDEIQKASARAEYGGGSTVGHLYISGLQQVSTNLQAIQELGILVKDLDLGLCDFPHLRDGRVVYLCWKLGEQEVRWWHETTTGYKDRCPIEDLA, from the coding sequence ATGGCACATGACGACGAACAGGAACAGCACGAGCGAACATTTACATTATCCGAGGCTAATCACCTCATTCCCCAGCTGAACTCCAAGCTGATATCAATCCAGCAGGCCAAGGCTGTCCTGGCTCGAACAAAGGATGAAATTCAGAAAGCTAGCGCAAGAGCTGAATATGGCGGGGGCAGCACTGTCGGGCATCTGTACATCTCCGGTCTTCAGCAAGTCAGTACGAATCTTCAGGCGATCCAGGAGCTTGGCATCCTGGTGAAGGACCTGGACCTTGGCCTCTGTGACTTCCCCCATCTTCGTGACGGTCGAGTGGTCTATCTCTGCTGGAAGCTCGGAGAGCAAGAAGTTCGCTGGTGGCATGAAACGACCACCGGCTACAAAGATCGCTGTCCCATCGAGGATCTTGCCTGA
- a CDS encoding YciI family protein: protein MKFVILGFDGPDGEAKRKIHRPAHLAKMEPLDAQGRVVLAGPLTDKTGSLIVIEADSLEDAQQFAREDPYTVHGVFERVEVHPFVQVFPKAR from the coding sequence ATGAAATTCGTTATTCTCGGATTCGACGGTCCCGACGGGGAGGCCAAGCGAAAAATCCATCGCCCTGCGCATCTCGCCAAGATGGAGCCCCTCGACGCGCAAGGCCGGGTTGTGTTGGCCGGTCCGCTCACGGATAAAACCGGGAGCCTGATCGTCATTGAGGCGGACTCGCTGGAAGATGCACAGCAATTCGCCCGCGAAGACCCCTATACCGTCCATGGTGTATTTGAACGGGTCGAAGTCCATCCATTCGTTCAAGTCTTCCCGAAAGCGCGCTAA
- a CDS encoding carbon monoxide dehydrogenase beta subunit family protein has translation MTQYRVLPGPEHFLPPSAASMGICLPNPGEAHINGVIVPEEKAYEEAAKQFLMAKVPTIFPGPLVLWAWNEKAAKKATAIRHLYNTLKECVQPGQTPMLIPMPDYRPKYPKINPEVEINPNHPNLTIWHNKIDCCMFVGVHCHQANLALKIIRGGTSCYTIAMCAQAGHEDAMLSFRDASVEKIMKLAEWVRKLKGTVQPRLTSAKSGASN, from the coding sequence ATGACTCAGTATCGCGTCCTTCCAGGCCCGGAACATTTCCTTCCTCCATCGGCTGCGAGCATGGGCATTTGCTTGCCGAACCCTGGGGAAGCCCACATCAACGGTGTGATCGTCCCAGAGGAAAAGGCATACGAGGAAGCGGCGAAACAATTCCTCATGGCCAAAGTGCCGACGATCTTCCCTGGCCCCTTAGTTCTGTGGGCATGGAACGAGAAAGCTGCCAAAAAGGCAACCGCCATCCGTCACTTGTACAATACGCTCAAGGAATGTGTGCAGCCAGGGCAGACGCCCATGCTGATTCCGATGCCGGACTACCGCCCCAAATATCCCAAGATCAATCCTGAAGTCGAGATCAATCCCAACCACCCGAATCTGACCATTTGGCACAATAAAATCGATTGCTGCATGTTCGTCGGGGTCCATTGCCATCAGGCAAATTTGGCGCTCAAGATCATTCGAGGCGGTACATCCTGTTACACGATTGCGATGTGCGCTCAGGCCGGCCATGAAGATGCGATGCTGTCCTTCCGCGACGCGTCGGTCGAAAAGATCATGAAACTGGCCGAGTGGGTGAGAAAGTTGAAAGGGACAGTCCAACCACGGCTGACATCAGCAAAGAGCGGAGCCTCAAACTAA
- a CDS encoding transketolase C-terminal domain-containing protein — translation MADTHSVIGTKNKKGQTFTDTWKMMNDAPRTPSFYTGSEVIKEALRRASCDVMIAYPITPQSEAAALIGELFAEGYIGDYFRGESEFAVMSQCAGAAFGGARVFTTTAGPGTMRAMENFPMWSGARLPIQMIVTCRGINSPLSIQPDTLEIAYLLNTGMLVWHAETAQDFFDWILKGYMVSEEPDVHLPLALCCDGFFVTHTKDVVNLTPADMCLPPYDPYRSPVPCMDMECPPVRMMRDPFVMKSNYISYATHASWQQEVWAAVERSRKHTIKWLNGLIETENTDAEVIIVASGTAVSQGREAIRLLEDEGIRCGLVKVKVLRPWPGEEIREATKNAKHIIVPEFNVTGWLAKEIKATIPNSERVHAGPRVCGGMTMPPEIIVSEIKTLLGIRTVSMASRG, via the coding sequence ATGGCAGACACACACTCAGTCATCGGCACGAAAAATAAAAAAGGGCAGACCTTTACCGACACCTGGAAAATGATGAACGACGCGCCCCGTACGCCGTCGTTCTATACGGGCAGTGAAGTCATCAAGGAAGCGCTTCGGCGGGCCAGCTGCGACGTAATGATTGCCTACCCGATTACACCGCAGAGCGAAGCAGCCGCCTTGATCGGCGAACTCTTTGCCGAGGGGTACATCGGTGATTACTTCCGCGGCGAGAGCGAGTTCGCCGTCATGTCGCAATGCGCAGGAGCGGCCTTCGGCGGCGCGCGCGTCTTCACGACGACCGCGGGCCCCGGTACGATGCGCGCGATGGAGAATTTTCCGATGTGGTCCGGCGCACGGTTGCCGATCCAGATGATCGTCACCTGCCGCGGCATCAATTCGCCGCTCTCGATTCAGCCCGACACACTCGAAATCGCCTATCTATTGAATACCGGCATGCTCGTCTGGCATGCGGAAACCGCGCAGGACTTCTTCGATTGGATTCTCAAGGGCTACATGGTCTCGGAAGAGCCGGATGTGCACCTTCCCTTGGCACTGTGCTGCGACGGATTCTTCGTCACGCACACCAAGGACGTGGTCAATCTGACTCCGGCCGACATGTGCCTGCCTCCCTACGACCCCTACCGCTCGCCCGTGCCCTGCATGGACATGGAATGTCCACCAGTCCGGATGATGCGCGATCCGTTTGTCATGAAGAGCAACTACATCAGCTACGCCACCCACGCATCCTGGCAACAAGAAGTCTGGGCGGCAGTGGAACGGTCCCGCAAACATACAATCAAATGGCTAAACGGGTTGATTGAAACAGAAAATACTGACGCCGAGGTCATCATCGTCGCCTCTGGCACAGCAGTCTCGCAGGGCCGAGAGGCCATCCGCCTCCTCGAAGACGAGGGCATCCGTTGCGGTCTGGTCAAGGTCAAAGTCTTGCGGCCATGGCCGGGCGAAGAAATCCGTGAAGCTACGAAGAACGCCAAACACATCATCGTCCCGGAGTTCAATGTGACCGGATGGCTGGCCAAGGAAATCAAGGCCACCATCCCCAACAGCGAACGGGTGCATGCAGGCCCGCGCGTCTGCGGCGGCATGACGATGCCACCGGAAATCATCGTTTCCGAAATCAAGACCCTGCTTGGCATACGTACCGTGTCGATGGCCAGTCGCGGCTGA
- a CDS encoding thiamine pyrophosphate-dependent enzyme codes for MSKERIKISEDLYDIMPSDYQDLVKSATYGKEDRGWKDIGNSKELIEQHSLCAGCPESMAFRYILASLPNPEDTVMVGSTGCTSLVFPMVAVHNIHSLFGNQNAIASGLKRALSVRFPGRTKDVVVLAGDGATVDIGLDMTLQAWFRQEKFTTICFDNELYANTGGQESGLMQKGFVAKMAPVGKLFDKVRLPEIARESGCHYVVQCTVSKPSLIEKVVRNAVMISREIGPTYLQLYTPCILEIGKNSMEGLQEMRDSEKPTERFAYKEYISEPAKQLLAEMAAKDKEKKAAAKQLASQGA; via the coding sequence ATGAGCAAGGAACGTATCAAAATTTCTGAAGACCTGTACGACATCATGCCGTCCGACTATCAAGACCTGGTTAAGAGTGCGACCTACGGCAAAGAAGACCGGGGCTGGAAGGATATCGGCAACAGCAAGGAACTGATCGAGCAGCATTCTCTCTGCGCCGGCTGCCCGGAATCCATGGCCTTCCGCTACATCCTAGCCTCCTTGCCTAACCCCGAAGACACCGTCATGGTCGGCTCCACCGGCTGTACCAGCTTGGTGTTCCCCATGGTGGCCGTACACAACATCCACTCCCTCTTCGGCAACCAGAACGCCATCGCCTCCGGCTTGAAGCGCGCCCTCAGTGTCCGCTTCCCTGGCCGGACGAAAGACGTGGTCGTGCTGGCCGGCGACGGCGCCACCGTCGATATCGGCCTCGACATGACCTTACAAGCCTGGTTCCGCCAGGAAAAATTCACCACGATTTGCTTCGACAACGAACTGTACGCCAACACAGGCGGCCAGGAGAGCGGTCTGATGCAGAAGGGCTTCGTCGCCAAGATGGCGCCGGTCGGCAAACTCTTCGACAAAGTCCGTCTGCCGGAAATCGCCCGTGAATCAGGCTGCCATTACGTGGTGCAATGCACCGTCAGCAAACCGTCACTCATTGAGAAGGTAGTCCGGAACGCAGTCATGATCTCGCGGGAAATTGGACCGACCTACCTCCAGCTCTATACGCCATGCATTCTCGAAATCGGGAAGAACAGCATGGAAGGTCTCCAGGAAATGCGGGATTCTGAAAAGCCGACCGAGCGGTTCGCCTACAAAGAGTACATCAGTGAGCCAGCCAAGCAACTCCTGGCAGAGATGGCCGCCAAGGACAAGGAAAAGAAGGCCGCAGCCAAGCAGCTGGCCTCTCAGGGAGCCTAA
- a CDS encoding 2-oxoacid:acceptor oxidoreductase family protein, protein MIKKRLNIRMSGLGGQGAVTAAHVLAMAANRDGKFSISNPFFGAEKRMAPAESYCRIGIERIYDRGELVFPDVIQVFHPQVITMGKSYTMPFYSGVKEGGLVVINSDQELLSADDIERLKDLNVKVFYIAGTELAIEVAGTELSTNMAMIGSVAGITKCVSMESLDGALQERFGKKFVASGGTASLDEAIKKKFAKKEMLLAKNLATVQAAYEIASKWAEENKYELRVGNPAVAA, encoded by the coding sequence ATGATCAAGAAACGACTGAATATTCGGATGTCGGGATTGGGCGGACAGGGCGCCGTCACTGCCGCGCATGTCCTGGCCATGGCCGCCAACCGCGACGGCAAGTTTTCGATCTCTAATCCCTTCTTCGGCGCCGAGAAGCGTATGGCGCCAGCCGAAAGTTATTGCCGGATCGGCATTGAACGAATCTATGACCGTGGTGAATTGGTATTTCCTGACGTCATCCAGGTCTTTCATCCCCAGGTCATCACCATGGGAAAGAGCTACACCATGCCTTTCTACTCAGGCGTGAAGGAAGGCGGCCTCGTCGTCATCAACTCCGACCAGGAGTTGCTGTCAGCCGATGACATTGAACGGCTCAAGGATCTCAATGTGAAAGTATTTTACATTGCGGGAACCGAGCTCGCGATTGAAGTGGCCGGCACCGAGCTCTCGACCAATATGGCGATGATCGGATCGGTCGCTGGCATCACCAAGTGCGTCTCGATGGAATCCCTGGACGGCGCCTTGCAGGAACGGTTCGGCAAGAAGTTCGTCGCCTCCGGTGGAACCGCCTCCTTGGATGAAGCGATCAAGAAAAAGTTCGCCAAGAAAGAAATGTTGCTGGCTAAGAACTTGGCAACCGTGCAGGCGGCCTATGAAATCGCCAGTAAATGGGCCGAAGAGAATAAGTATGAGCTGCGAGTCGGTAATCCTGCCGTCGCCGCTTAA
- a CDS encoding pyruvate ferredoxin oxidoreductase encodes MYNVAQVIDEKCVAKKGCRLCIMYCPEANCLDLNPSKMVAEVMIDRCKGCELCVVVCDAAKHNAISMQAVSATGQLMSNKGESAALGQAYQG; translated from the coding sequence ATGTATAACGTAGCGCAAGTCATCGATGAAAAATGCGTGGCCAAAAAGGGATGCCGCCTCTGCATCATGTATTGTCCGGAGGCCAATTGCCTCGACCTTAATCCAAGCAAGATGGTAGCCGAAGTGATGATTGACCGCTGCAAGGGCTGTGAGCTCTGCGTGGTCGTCTGCGACGCGGCCAAACATAATGCCATCAGCATGCAGGCGGTCAGCGCCACCGGGCAGCTGATGTCCAATAAGGGTGAATCAGCAGCTCTTGGGCAGGCCTACCAAGGCTAA
- a CDS encoding alpha/beta fold hydrolase, whose product MTVLPGYWSRRALLAGIPTESRLFTTQPHTQVLGFCHWQTARTNCQTIVLVHGLEGSSESHYMHGIAAKAYRAGFNVIRMNQRTCGGTEHLTPTLYNSGLSQDFRAVVHELAHVDGLDRIWLVGYSMGGNLVLKAAGEFGSSETALAGAIAVCPNIDPAQCAKALEEPRNWIYHYHFLTKLKARMRRKAELFPGKWNLTGLDRIRTISDFDDRYTAQDGGYASGADYYNLAGSRHVLGKIAVPTIIVTAQDDPFIPYSMFSFPAIHQNQSIQLAAPYYGGHCGFVQQYRQDEDRFWAENRIVESIGLSGAGAARLPRPTR is encoded by the coding sequence ATGACCGTTCTGCCAGGTTACTGGTCTCGCCGAGCGCTTCTTGCCGGAATACCGACTGAGTCGCGACTCTTCACCACCCAGCCTCATACCCAAGTACTCGGCTTCTGCCACTGGCAGACAGCCAGAACCAATTGCCAGACCATCGTACTCGTGCACGGACTTGAAGGCAGTAGCGAGTCGCACTATATGCATGGGATTGCGGCAAAAGCCTATCGTGCAGGCTTCAATGTCATCCGCATGAACCAACGAACATGTGGCGGGACCGAACACCTCACGCCGACGCTCTACAACAGCGGCTTGAGCCAGGACTTTCGAGCCGTCGTTCATGAATTGGCGCACGTGGATGGACTCGATCGCATCTGGCTTGTCGGCTATTCGATGGGAGGAAATCTCGTCCTCAAAGCAGCCGGAGAATTCGGCTCGTCGGAAACAGCGTTGGCCGGCGCGATCGCCGTGTGCCCGAATATCGATCCGGCGCAATGTGCCAAGGCATTGGAAGAGCCAAGAAACTGGATCTACCACTACCACTTCTTGACCAAGCTCAAAGCGCGCATGAGGCGCAAAGCAGAGCTCTTTCCAGGAAAGTGGAACCTCACCGGACTCGATCGCATCCGCACCATCAGCGACTTCGACGACCGTTACACCGCCCAAGACGGAGGCTATGCGAGTGGAGCTGACTACTACAATCTGGCCGGCTCACGGCATGTATTAGGAAAGATCGCCGTGCCAACCATCATCGTCACGGCACAAGACGATCCGTTCATTCCCTACTCGATGTTTTCGTTCCCGGCTATCCATCAGAACCAGAGCATTCAACTGGCTGCACCCTACTATGGCGGCCATTGCGGATTCGTTCAGCAATACCGGCAGGATGAAGACCGATTCTGGGCAGAAAACAGAATTGTCGAATCGATAGGACTGTCCGGAGCAGGAGCTGCCCGGCTGCCTCGTCCAACGAGGTAG
- a CDS encoding proteasome accessory factor PafA2 family protein, producing MLNRIFGLETEYGLLVNQEQPDHTPTWFAHKIRDHLFHVQRRGVLDLHHRGHDEPPGNGGFLTNAGRMYLDMGHLEWASPECESLGDVVAADRAGDQLLQAAVEDLGLADQVSLIKNNVDHETDATFGSHENYLVSRRFPFTRRGLGPLVTFLVTRQIFTGAGRVGTAGPQDAWVQMDRLIVPRGANQRHGQHPAMPFQISQRADYIVNDFFEWVQQNRAIVNTRDEPLADPNQYRRIHLLLGDSNMAEVATALKLGTTGLVLQLIEEGHAPIDLELHEPVETMQELSQDQDRQWIVRLQSGKSISAIDIQEAFLAAAQAHYRGQDGETDWVLDQWEAVLQDLRGDYTKLVGRVDWASKLWLLETFREAEQLTWADPALKSLDLEYHNLHQGKGLYFGLMEEGRVPRLTTDKAIALAMDHPPRNTRAFGRGELVRHLLASGSPDEPADSRPEERFSPSYVINWSIFQLRGQAPFPMPDPFKTYVQEVRTHLQSV from the coding sequence ATGTTGAACCGTATTTTCGGACTTGAAACCGAATACGGACTCTTGGTGAACCAAGAGCAGCCCGATCACACGCCGACCTGGTTCGCCCACAAGATTCGAGACCATCTGTTTCACGTCCAACGGCGTGGGGTGCTGGATCTGCACCATCGTGGGCATGATGAGCCGCCCGGTAACGGAGGGTTTCTCACCAATGCCGGGCGCATGTACCTCGACATGGGACATCTGGAATGGGCCTCGCCGGAATGTGAATCGCTCGGCGATGTCGTGGCTGCCGACCGCGCCGGCGATCAGTTGCTGCAGGCTGCCGTGGAAGACCTCGGTCTGGCGGATCAGGTGTCGTTGATCAAAAACAATGTGGACCATGAAACCGATGCGACCTTCGGGTCGCACGAGAACTATCTCGTGTCGAGACGGTTCCCCTTTACCAGGCGTGGCCTTGGGCCTCTGGTCACTTTCCTCGTCACCAGACAGATTTTTACGGGAGCCGGGCGTGTCGGAACAGCTGGCCCACAGGACGCCTGGGTTCAGATGGACCGGCTCATCGTGCCGCGGGGAGCGAATCAGCGCCATGGGCAGCATCCTGCCATGCCGTTTCAGATTTCTCAGCGCGCCGATTACATCGTGAACGATTTCTTCGAATGGGTGCAGCAGAATCGTGCCATTGTGAATACGAGAGATGAACCGCTGGCAGACCCGAATCAATATCGCCGTATTCATCTCCTCCTCGGCGATTCCAATATGGCGGAGGTGGCGACGGCTTTGAAGTTGGGGACGACAGGGCTGGTTCTGCAATTGATCGAAGAGGGCCATGCGCCGATCGACCTGGAGCTCCATGAACCGGTTGAAACCATGCAGGAGCTGTCACAGGATCAGGACCGGCAATGGATCGTGCGGCTGCAATCGGGGAAGTCGATCTCCGCCATCGACATTCAGGAGGCCTTTCTCGCAGCGGCGCAAGCCCACTACCGTGGGCAGGACGGCGAAACCGATTGGGTGCTTGATCAATGGGAGGCAGTTTTACAGGATCTTCGCGGGGATTACACCAAGTTAGTCGGCCGGGTCGATTGGGCCTCGAAGCTCTGGCTGCTTGAAACATTCCGGGAGGCGGAGCAGTTGACCTGGGCAGACCCGGCGTTGAAGAGCCTCGATCTGGAATATCACAATCTCCATCAAGGCAAGGGGCTCTACTTTGGCCTTATGGAGGAAGGTCGGGTTCCGCGACTCACCACTGACAAGGCGATTGCCTTGGCCATGGACCATCCGCCCCGCAATACCAGAGCCTTTGGGCGCGGCGAACTCGTTCGGCATTTGCTGGCTAGTGGATCGCCAGATGAACCGGCCGATTCCAGGCCGGAAGAGCGATTTTCCCCATCCTATGTAATTAACTGGTCGATCTTCCAATTGCGCGGGCAGGCGCCTTTCCCCATGCCGGATCCCTTCAAAACCTACGTCCAGGAAGTCCGGACGCATCTGCAATCGGTGTAG
- a CDS encoding proteasome subunit alpha, which translates to MYEEPYRWVEAVGNRRQYLDEQFKQGSPVVALTYDGGILLTTVSKGTAKLYEIYDRLALGGMGHPTDLEKLRFSLLEMAHVEGFNRSPSDVTGSRLVKYGIAPVIKQAFEEVYKAPFIVRILVAELGVKPEKDALLTINYDGTFEESTGCAVLAATPAAQTKMTAYLKEQTPATLSLEQALDLALRAWAIGSLAHQQEETDQQTESDPSAGKAGAVTAPVPSADVLMAHVRGIAGGRTLECAVLERQAPGTSKYRALKQTDLSRLLPKGLQSVVAN; encoded by the coding sequence ATGTATGAAGAGCCCTATCGCTGGGTCGAAGCCGTCGGCAATCGACGGCAGTATCTCGACGAGCAGTTTAAGCAGGGGAGCCCGGTTGTCGCGCTGACCTATGATGGAGGCATTCTCCTGACGACGGTGAGCAAAGGGACCGCAAAGCTCTATGAGATCTATGACCGATTGGCATTAGGTGGAATGGGGCATCCCACGGATTTGGAAAAGCTTCGTTTCAGCTTGCTGGAAATGGCGCATGTCGAAGGCTTTAACCGTTCGCCGTCAGACGTGACGGGATCGAGGCTGGTGAAATACGGCATCGCCCCTGTCATTAAGCAGGCGTTTGAAGAAGTGTATAAGGCGCCGTTCATCGTGCGTATTCTCGTCGCCGAGTTGGGGGTGAAGCCGGAGAAGGATGCGCTCCTGACGATCAACTACGATGGCACGTTTGAAGAATCGACCGGTTGTGCGGTCTTGGCGGCCACTCCAGCTGCCCAGACGAAGATGACGGCCTATCTGAAGGAGCAGACGCCTGCCACGCTGTCGTTGGAGCAGGCATTGGATCTGGCATTGCGAGCCTGGGCCATTGGCTCCCTCGCGCATCAACAGGAAGAGACGGATCAACAGACTGAGTCCGATCCATCTGCCGGCAAAGCTGGTGCAGTGACCGCTCCGGTCCCTAGTGCCGACGTGCTGATGGCGCATGTGCGTGGTATTGCCGGAGGACGGACCCTTGAATGTGCCGTTCTTGAGCGCCAGGCTCCTGGTACGTCCAAGTATCGGGCGCTCAAGCAGACGGATCTCTCACGGCTCCTGCCGAAGGGGCTTCAATCAGTCGTGGCAAACTGA